The stretch of DNA TTGGAAAATTGAAGGGGAAAATTTTGAGTATTTAAATATTCCATATTTTGAATTGCTTGATGGAGTAGAAGAAATCTTAAATATGATTCCAACTGAAAAAGAGGTATTAGTAGTATGTGCTAAGGAAGGCTCTTCTGTTATGGTAGCAGAGATGCTTTCAGAAGAAGGTTTAACTGTTTCCTATCTTCAAGGTGGGATGAAAGCATGGAGTGAACACTTAGAGCCAGTTAAGGTTGGAGATTTAAAAGATGGCGGAGAGATTTATCAATTTGTACGTATTGGTAAGGGCTGCCTGTCATACATGGTCGTTTCAAAAGGTGAAGCTGCAATTATTGATGCAACACGAATGACTGACATTTATCTTGATTTCGCCAATAGTGTTCATGCAACAATTACTCATGTGTTCGATACACATTTACATGCAGACCATATTTCTGGTGGTCGTGTGATTGCTGAGAAAACAAATGCAACGTATTGGCTACCTCCAAAAGATGCAACAGAAGTAACATTCGAATATCAGCCTTTAGAAGGTGGCAATGATGTTACAATTGGGGGCACAACTATTAATATTCATGCATTGTATTCACCAGGTCATACCATCGGCTCTACATCGTTCGTTGTAGATGGAAAATTCTTACTATCTGGAGATATCTTATTTATTGATTCTATTGGACGTCCAGATCTTGCAGGTATGGCAGAGGATTGGGTCACTGACTTAAGAGAAAGTCTTTATAAGCGTTATAGAGAGTTATCTGAAGAATTGATTGTGTTACCTGCTCATTTTATGATCATTGATGAATTGAATGCAGATGGCAGTGTATCCGAAAAGTTAGGTACTCTATTTGCAAAGAACCATGGTTTAAATATTGCAGATGAAACTGAATTTAGGAAATTAGTTACCGAAAATCTACCACCACAACCAAATGCGTATCAGGAGATTCGTGAAACCAATATGGGAAAAATAAATCCTGACGTCGAAAAGCAACGCGAAATGGAAATTGGACCAAATCGTTGTGCAGTAAGATAAAAAGAAAAAGAAACGTAGAAACAACACAATAAAAAAATCGGAGGTATTATAAAATGGAAGTAACTAAGGTTTTAGATGCAAAAGGTCTGGCATGTCCTATGCCAATTGTAAAGACAAAAAAAGCAATTAACGAACTTGAGCCTGGTCAAATTTTAGAAATTCATACTACTGATAAAGGTGCAAAAAATGATCTTGCTGCATGGGCAAAATCAGGTGGCCATGAATTATTAAAACATGAAGAAGAAGGCAGTGTATTAAAATTCTGGATTAAAAAGGGATAAAAATAGCGGGAACCTTACTGGTTCCCTTTTTAGGAGGAGTAAAAAAATGGGTATCGATTTTGTCATTACCATATTCTTAATTGGTTTTGTAGGCTCATTTATTTCTGGTATGTTAGGAATCGGTGGTGCCATTATTAATTTCCCAATGCTATTGCTTATCCCAGCTGCTCTTGGTGTAGCCCATTTTACAGCTCACGATGTAGCAGGTATTACTGCGATACAGGTATTCTTTGCGACAATCGGCGGGGTCTGGGCATACCGAAAAGGCGGATACCTTAATAAAACATTAATTGCTTATATGGGTATAAGTATCTTAATTGGAAGCTTTGTGGGTGGATTTGGTTCTACACTTCTGCCGGAAAGCGGAATTAATATCGTTTATGGAGTCCTAGCATTATTAGCAGTGATAATGATGTTTGTTCCTAAAAAAGGGATCGATGAGATTCCTATGGAACAAGTAAAATTCAATAAGTGGCTTGCAGCATCTCTTGCATTAATTGTGGGGATTGGAGCAGGAATTGTTGGAGCAGGTGGGGCATTTTTATTAGTTCCAATTATGCTTGTTGTTTTAAAAATCCCAACAAGAATGACCATTGCATCTTCTTTAGCGATAACTTTCATTTCCTCTATTGGGGCAACAGTTGGTAAAATATCGACAGGACAGGTAGAGATTATTCCATCTCTCATCATGGTAGTTGCAAGTCTCCTTGCTTCACCATTAGGTGTTAAACTTGGTAAAAGAATGAATACAAAGGTTTTACAAGTAATCTTAGGAATCTTGATCTTTTCAACTGCAGTGAAAATTTGGATAGATATTTTATAATTTATTGACGGGGCTAATAA from Bacillus sp. SLBN-46 encodes:
- a CDS encoding sulfite exporter TauE/SafE family protein is translated as MGIDFVITIFLIGFVGSFISGMLGIGGAIINFPMLLLIPAALGVAHFTAHDVAGITAIQVFFATIGGVWAYRKGGYLNKTLIAYMGISILIGSFVGGFGSTLLPESGINIVYGVLALLAVIMMFVPKKGIDEIPMEQVKFNKWLAASLALIVGIGAGIVGAGGAFLLVPIMLVVLKIPTRMTIASSLAITFISSIGATVGKISTGQVEIIPSLIMVVASLLASPLGVKLGKRMNTKVLQVILGILIFSTAVKIWIDIL
- a CDS encoding MBL fold metallo-hydrolase, which codes for MTVNAMTSKEVTKKVFNKESLFILDVRNESDFQDWKIEGENFEYLNIPYFELLDGVEEILNMIPTEKEVLVVCAKEGSSVMVAEMLSEEGLTVSYLQGGMKAWSEHLEPVKVGDLKDGGEIYQFVRIGKGCLSYMVVSKGEAAIIDATRMTDIYLDFANSVHATITHVFDTHLHADHISGGRVIAEKTNATYWLPPKDATEVTFEYQPLEGGNDVTIGGTTINIHALYSPGHTIGSTSFVVDGKFLLSGDILFIDSIGRPDLAGMAEDWVTDLRESLYKRYRELSEELIVLPAHFMIIDELNADGSVSEKLGTLFAKNHGLNIADETEFRKLVTENLPPQPNAYQEIRETNMGKINPDVEKQREMEIGPNRCAVR
- a CDS encoding sulfurtransferase TusA family protein; its protein translation is MEVTKVLDAKGLACPMPIVKTKKAINELEPGQILEIHTTDKGAKNDLAAWAKSGGHELLKHEEEGSVLKFWIKKG